Proteins encoded by one window of Fusarium graminearum PH-1 chromosome 1, whole genome shotgun sequence:
- a CDS encoding acetylxylan esterase 2 precursor, producing MRASLDSSLLLILANALTAKAQAQSCPDVHIFGARETSVAPGFGSTGALIDMIKADHPGATSEAIDYPACGGQASCGGVEYGVSAKQGTEAVTTAVNELNKRCPNTKIVMIGYSQGGQIMDNNICGGPDSGASISASNVPLSASAVEQVKAVIMMGDPRFIHGLAYGVGTCDAGGFDARPEGFVCPNAGKIQSYCDSQDPYCCNGNDAAHHQQYVNIYGKEALKFVNSKL from the exons atgcGTGCCTCTCTCGACtcaagccttcttctcatcctcgccaaTGCTCTGACGGCAAAGGCACAGGCCCAGTCATGCCCCGATGTTCACATCTTTGGCGCCCGTGAGACATCCGTGGCACCTGGTTTTGGCTCAACTGGCGCACTGATCGACATGATCAAGGCTGATCACCCGGGGGCTACTTCAGAGGCCATTGACTATCCTGCTTGCGGCGGCCAGGCGTCTTGTGGCGGCGTTGAGTATGGTGTTTCGGCCAAGCAAGGTACTGAGGCTGTTACCACTGCTGTCAACGAGCTCAATAAGAGGTGTCCCAATACCAAGATTGTCATGATTGGTTACTCCCAA GGTGGTCAGATCATGGACAATAACATCTGTGGAGGACCAGACAGCGGGGCTTCAATCTCTGCTTCTAATGTTCCTCTCTCAGCAAGTGCAGTTGAACAAGTGAAGGCCGTCATCATGATGGGCGATCCCCGATTCATCCACGGTCTGGCTTATGGAGTCGGGACCTGCGACGCTGGCGGC TTTGATGCTCGACCCGAAGGTTTCGTCTGCCCCAACGCGGGCAAAATCCAGAGCTACTGCGACTCTCAAGATCCCTACTGCTGCAATGGTAACGACGctgctcatcatcagcaatACGTGAATATCTACGGAAAGGAGGCCTTGAAATTTGTCAACTCTAAGCTCTAG
- a CDS encoding 3-isopropylmalate dehydrogenase has product MTEALKVLDVIEASRPDIHFERDVDICGGCSIDKYGTPITESVLEKAVASDAVLFGSIGGPEWAGAEPTPESGLLRLRQRLDAFANLRPCEILVPSLVSASPIKPELVAGTKFIVVRENCGGAYFGKKEESEDEASDLWIYSRSEVERLARVSAAVARILHAGSEKANNGSKPVVWSADKANVLASGRLWRRATTNIFNRELTDIDLKHQLADSLAMLMVLDPKRFNNSVIHTDNTFGDVLSDISGGITGTLGVLPSASLAGVPGEGSCKGIYEPVHGSAPDISGKNLANPVAQILSLAMMLRYSFLLEKEADAIEQAVAKVLDTKDGGGLEIRTKDLGGSAMCSEVGDAVCKVLGDMLET; this is encoded by the coding sequence ATGACTGAAGCTCTAAAAGTCCTCGACGTGATAGAAGCCAGTCGACCTGACATCCACTTCGAAAGAGATGTGGACATCTGCGGCGGCTGCAGTATCGACAAGTACGGAACCCCAATCACAGAATCTGTTCTTGAAAAAGCTGTGGCTAGTGACGCCGTACTCTTCGGCAGTATCGGTGGTCCAGAGTGGGCAGGAGCCGAGCCAACACCAGAGTCTGGCCTGTTGCGGCTCCGTCAGCGCCTCGATGCTTTTGCCAACCTGCGTCCATGCGAGATTCTAGTACCATCTCTTGTCAGTGCATCACCAATAAAGCCTGAGCTCGTGGCAGGGACCAAGTTCATCGTTGTAAGGGAAAACTGCGGCGGTGCGTAttttggaaagaaagaagagagtgaggatgaagcttCCGATCTTTGGATTTATTCGAGATCGGAGGTTGAGAGGTTGGCCCGTGTGAgtgctgctgttgcgagGATCTTGCATGCGGGCAGCGAAAAGGCGAACAACGGAAGCAAACCGGTTGTCTGGAGCGCCGATAAAGCAAATGTCCTCGCGAGTGGGAGACTTTGGAGACGCGCGACAACGAACATCTTCAATCGAGAGCTCACAGACATTGACCTGAAGCATCAACTCGCCGACAGTCTGGCGATGCTGATGGTGCTTGACCCTAAACGGTTTAACAACAGTGTCATCCATACCGATAATACCTTTGGAGATGTCCTTTCTGATATCTCCGGCGGTATAACAGGTACACTTGGCGTTCTTCCTAGCGCGAGTCTTGCTGGCGTCCCTGGAGAAGGATCTTGCAAAGGGATATACGAGCCCGTTCATGGGAGTGCCCCCGACATATCAGGCAAGAACCTTGCAAATCCCGTGGCGCAGATCTTGAGTCTGGCTATGATGCTTCGCTATTCATTTCtgttggagaaggaagcGGATGCCATTGAACAGGCTGTTGCAAAGGTTCTCGATACCAAGGATGGTGGTGGCTTGGAGATCAGGACAAAGGACCTTGGAGGAAGTGCGATGTGCAGTGAAGTTGGGGATGCGGTTTGTAAGGTTCTGGGCGATATGTTGGAAACTTAA